One Cyprinus carpio isolate SPL01 chromosome A16, ASM1834038v1, whole genome shotgun sequence genomic region harbors:
- the LOC122148039 gene encoding bolA-like protein 1, which yields MLSSALRCLRPSTCTLTLTRQLTHHRPHMGPVETTIRAKLTQTLKPAHLEVINESHMHAVPAGSESHFRVLVVSPQFEGLSLLQRHRLVNETLQEELSSCIHALAIQAKTPQQWSSNPSLAKSPPCMGGSKHDDTMTEKLKAGRD from the coding sequence CACCTGCACACTTACCTTAACCAGACAGCTGACCCATCACCGGCCTCACATGGGTCCTGTAGAGACCACAATACGGGCCAAACTGACCCAGACCCTCAAACCTGCGCATCTGGAGGTCATAAACGAGAGTCACATGCATGCTGTGCCTGCTGGTTCAGAGTCCCACTTCAGAGTTCTGGTGGTGAGTCCTCAGTTTGAGGGTCTTTCCCTCTTGCAGCGTCATCGGCTTGTAAACGAGACCCTGCAGGAGGAGCTCAGCAGCTGCATTCATGCGCTTGCCATCCAGGCGAAGACGCCCCAGCAATGGAGCAGCAACCCCAGCCTGGCCAAAAGCCCCCCGTGCATGGGAGGATCCAAACATGATGACACAATGACAGAGAAACTGAAGGCGGGCCGAGACTGA
- the LOC109105458 gene encoding nuclear receptor subfamily 2 group F member 5-like: MAMVVNQWQENISGDPGSQLQMCSQEPGGTPGTPSGSTPGNDALSGDKIPNVDCMVCGDKSSGKHYGQFTCEGCKSFFKRSVRRNLSYTCRGNRDCPIDQHHRNQCQYCRLKKCLKVGMRREAVQRGRMSNSQSSPGQYLSNGSDPYNGQPYLSGFISLLLRAEPYPASRYGAQCMQSNNLMGIENICELAARLLFSAVEWAKNIPFFPDLQLMDQVALLRMSWSELFVLNAAQCSMPLHVAPLLAAAGLHASPMSAERVVAFMDHIRVFQEQVEKLKALQVDTAEYSCLKSIVLFTSDAMGLSDVAHVESIQEKSQCALEEYVRNQYPNQPNRFGRLLLRLPSLRIVSSPVIEQLFFVRLVGKTPIETLLRDMLLSGSSYNWPYMPVQRDRPISLHYNENGP; this comes from the exons ATGGCAATGGTAGTAAATCAGTGGCAAGAGAACATTTCGGGTGATCCCGGGTCCCAGTTGCAAATGTGCAGCCAGGAGCCCGGCGGGACACCGGGAACTCCCTCAGGTTCAACCCCGGGAAACGACGCGCTCTCCGGGGACAAGATTCCCAATGTGGACTGCATGGTGTGCGGGGACAAGTCCAGCGGCAAACACTACGGCCAGTTTACCTGCGAGGGCTGCAAGAGCTTCTTCAAGCGCTCGGTCAGACGGAACCTGAGTTACACCTGCCGGGGGAACCGCGACTGTCCCATCGACCAGCACCATCGGAACCAGTGCCAGTACTGCCGGCTGAAGAAGTGCTTGAAGGTCGGAATGAGGAGAGAGG CCGTCCAAAGGGGTCGTATGTCCAACTCGCAGTCCAGTCCAGGACAGTACCTGAGCAATGGGAGTGACCCTTACAATGGGCAGCCGTATCTCTCGGGCTTCATCTCTTTGCTCCTACGGGCCGAGCCATACCCTGCGTCCCGCTATGGAGCCCAGTGCATGCAGTCCAACAACCTAATGGGCATTGAGAACATCTGTGAATTGGCCGCCCGTTTGCTCTTCAGCGCCGTGGAGTGGGCGAAGAACATCCCTTTCTTTCCTGACCTGCAGCTCATGGACCAG GTGGCACTCTTGCGCATGTCGTGGAGTGAGCTGTTCGTTCTGAATGCTGCTCAGTGCTCTATGCCGCTGCATGTAGCGCCCCTGCTGGCCGCTGCCGGTCTACACGCCTCCCCCATGTCAGCCGAACGGGTGGTGGCCTTCATGGACCACATACGCGTCTTCCAAGAGCAAGTGGAGAAACTGAAAGCCCTTCAGGTAGACACGGCGGAGTACTCCTGCCTGAAGTCCATCGTACTCTTCACCTCTG ATGCCATGGGTCTGTCTGATGTGGCCCATGTGGAGAGCATCCAGGAAAAGTCCCAGTGTGCTCTCGAGGAGTATGTGCGGAACCAATACCCCAATCAACCCAATCGATTTGGCCGCCTGTTGTTACGACTGCCCTCCCTGCGTATTGTTTCTTCTCCCGTTATCGAACAGCTGTTCTTTGTGCGACTGGTAGGCAAAACGCCCATTGAGACCCTGCTGCGGGACATGCTGCTTTCCGGCTCCAGCTACAATTGGCCTTACATGCCTGTCCAGAGAGACCGGCCCATCTCGCTCCATTATAATGAGAACGGGCCCTGA